GGCCCCGAAGCGGAAGGCGAAGGACGTCGAGGCCGCGTTCCGGAAGGCGTACGCGGGCGAGCCGTTCGTCCGCCTCCTGCCGCCCGGGCTGCTCCCTTCCACCAAGGACGTGCGGGGCAGCAACTACGTCGACATCGCCTGGCGGGTGGACGAGAAGACGCGGAGAGTGGTGGTGGTCTCCGCCATCGACAACCTGGTCAAGGGCGCGTCGGGAGCGGCCGTGCAGTGCTTCAACCTGATGTGCGGCTTCCCGGAGGACGAGGGGCTCAAGGGGATGCCCCTGTTCCCGTGAGCGCGGGCGGGCGAAACGACCGCGTGGCGGTGGTGATACCCGCGCGGTACGGCGCGACGCGGCTGCCGGGGAAGCCGCTGGCAGAAATCGACGGCCGGCCGATGATTTGGTATGTCTGGGAGAAAGCGAAACGTGCGACAATCCCTTCCCGGGTGGTCGTGGCGACGGACGACGAGCGGATCGCGTCGGCGGTCCGGGGCTTCGGCGGGGAGGCGGTCCTGACCTCCCCCGACTGCGCGTCCGGAACCGACCGGGTGGCCGAGGCGGCGCGCGGGATGGACGAGGGGATCTTCATCAATCTGCAGGGGGACGAGCCGCTGATGGATCCCTCGGTCGTCGACGCGGTGGCGCTGCCGCTGGTGTCCGACCCGGAGGTCTCCATGTCGACGGCGGCGCTGCCCGGGGACGATCCGGCGGAATACGCCAGGCCGTCCGTGGTCAAGGTGGTGACCGACGCGAAGGGGGACGCGCTGTACTTCTCCCGCGCCCCCATCCCGCATTATCGGGACTCCGGCGCGGGCCGGTACCGGAAGCATCTCGGGATCTACGGGTACCGCCGCGAGTTCCTCTTCCGCGTGGCCGCGCTCCCGCCCTCCCCGCTCGAGGAGGCGGAGCGGCTCGAGCAGCTCCGGGTGCTGCAGGCCGGGTACAGGATTCGCGTGGTCGACGTCG
This region of Thermodesulfobacteriota bacterium genomic DNA includes:
- the kdsB gene encoding 3-deoxy-manno-octulosonate cytidylyltransferase, whose amino-acid sequence is MSAGGRNDRVAVVIPARYGATRLPGKPLAEIDGRPMIWYVWEKAKRATIPSRVVVATDDERIASAVRGFGGEAVLTSPDCASGTDRVAEAARGMDEGIFINLQGDEPLMDPSVVDAVALPLVSDPEVSMSTAALPGDDPAEYARPSVVKVVTDAKGDALYFSRAPIPHYRDSGAGRYRKHLGIYGYRREFLFRVAALPPSPLEEAERLEQLRVLQAGYRIRVVDVGHDSVGVDTPEDLKAVEERLCGPKRR